One part of the Solea solea chromosome 1, fSolSol10.1, whole genome shotgun sequence genome encodes these proteins:
- the avl9 gene encoding late secretory pathway protein AVL9 homolog — protein sequence MEPHGRDDVKGPVLHIVVVGFHHKKGCQVEFSYPPLMPDEGHDSNLLPEEWKYLPFLALPDGAHNYQEDTVFFHLPPLTGDMKCVYGVSCYRQIEAKALKVRQADVTRETVQKSVCVLSRVPLYGLLQAKLQLITHAYFEEKDFSQISILQELYDHMNGSLKGSSLEGSQVYLGLSPRDLILHFRHKVLILFKLILLEKKVLFYVSPVNTLVGALMTVLSLFPGLIEHGLVDSSHYRPKSSVSEDPGLLDSFSAADEFVSVSVTDTLELEEEAESAPASSENSAEGENDHLLKPPSRTSPDSSESDWETLDPSVLEETGPKDTTSATTTTTDSSLNKPTTPITVQPQPGNGQGGVTQGLVSGLEEDQYGLPLAIFTKGYLCLPYMALQQHHLLSDVTVRGFVAGATNILFHQQRHLSDAVVEVEEGRIQIQDLELRKILSLTTADLRFADYLVKHVTENRDDVFLDGTGWEGGDEWIRAQFTLYLHSLLSSALQDDNERLLADYGAAFTAAWKITHNHRVWLSNKHPAMTSITPGHPFQGQYSVADVKLRLSHSVQNSERGKKIGNAMMTTSRSVVQTGKAVGQSVGGALTSAKSAMSTWFSTLAQPAAVAPPDSAEPEVKP from the exons GTGGAGTTCTCGTATCCTCCGCTGATGCCGGACGAAGGTCACGACAGTAACCTGCTGCCCGAGGAGTGGAAGTACCTGCCATTCCTCGCTCTGCCAGACGGGGCGCACAACTACCAGGAAG ACACAGTGTTCTTTCACCTGCCTCCTCTCACTGGAGACATGAAGTGTGTTTACGGAGTTTCCTGTTATCGACAAATAGAAGCAAAG GCCCTGAAGGTGCGACAGGCTGACGTCACCAGGGAAACGGTTCAGAAGAGCGTCTGTGTCCTCAGTCGAGTG CCTCTGTACGGCCTCCTTCAAGCCAAACTGCAGCTCATCACACACGCGTACTTTGAGGAGAAAGACTTCTCGCAGATCTCTATTCTACAG GAACTTTACGACCACATGAACGGCTCGCTGAAGGGTTCGTCGCTGGAGGGATCGCAGGTTTATTTAG GATTATCGCCAAGAGATTTGATTCTGCACTTTCGACACAAG GTTCTTATTCTCTTCAAACTTATCCTGCTGGAAAAGAAG gtgcTGTTCTACGTGTCTCCTGTCAACACACTCGTCGGCGCGTTGATGACAGTTTTATCTCTGTTTCCAG GTTTGATCGAGCACGGCCTGGTGGACTCGTCTCACTACAGACCAAAGAGCAGCGTGTCCGAGGACCCGGGTCTGCTGGACAGTTTCTCTGCAGCCGACGAGTTCGTCTCCGTGTCGGTCACTGACAcgctggagctggaggaggaggcggagtcagcCCCGGCGTCCTCTGAGAACAGTGCGGAGGGAGAGAACGACCACCTCCTTAAACCGCCGTCGCGGACGTCACCGGACTCGTCAGAGAGCGACTGGGAGACTCTTGACCCCAGCGTGCTGGAGGAAACCGGACCCAAAGACACGACGTcggcgacgacgacgacgacagaCTCCTCCCTCAACAAACCAACCACGCCCATCACTGTGCAGCCGCAGCCGGGCAACGGTCAGGGGGGCGTCACCCAGGGTCTGGTGTCCGGTCTGGAGGAGGATCAGTACGGTCTGCCGCTCGCCATCTTCACCAAG GGTTACCTGTGTCTGCCCTACATGgctctgcagcagcatcaccTCCTGTCAGACGTGACGGTGCGGGGCTTCGTTGCCGGGGCGACCAACATCCTCTTCCACCAGCAGAGGCACCTGAGTGACGCTGTCGTCGAG gtggaagaaggtCGGATCCAGATCCAGGACCTGGAGCTGAGGAAGATCCTGAGCTTGACGACGGCAGACCTGCGTTTCGCCGACTACCTCGTCAAACACGTGACGGAGAACCGCGATGACGTCTTCCTGGACGGGACGGGCTGGGAGGGCGGAGACGAGTGGATCAGGGCTCAGTTTACGCTTTACCTGCATTCGTTACTGTCGTCTGCTCTGCAGGACG ATAACGAGCGGCTTCTGGCCGATTACGGCGCCGCTTTCACCGCGGCGTGGAAAATCACACACAACCACCGGGTGTGGCTCAGCAACAAGCACCCGGCCATGACCTCCATCACCCCAGG TCATCCGTTCCAGGGTCAGTACAGCGTCGCTGACGTGAAGCTGCGGCTCTCACA CTCGGTGCAGAACAGCGAGCGAGGGAAGAAGATCGGAAACGCCATGATGACCACCAGCCGCAGCGTCGTCCAGACGGGAAAAGCAGTGG GTCAGTCggtgggcggagctttgacCAGCGCCAAGTCCGCCATGTCCACCTGGTTCTCCACGCTGGCTCAGCCGGCCGCCGTGGCTCCGCCGGACTCTGCTGAACCTGAGGTCAAACCCTGA